A genomic region of Eucalyptus grandis isolate ANBG69807.140 chromosome 5, ASM1654582v1, whole genome shotgun sequence contains the following coding sequences:
- the LOC104447514 gene encoding phosphoglycolate phosphatase 2 yields MEVESSTTGAAAPPLSSGNFRELFDSVDAFLFDCEGVIWKGDKLIDGVSQTLDLLRSKGKKLVFVTNNSRKSRRENAKKFGSLGISVSEDEIFSSSFAAAMYLKVNDFPQDKKVYVIGGEGIIEELQLAGYTGLGGPEDGKKTAEWKSNCLFEHDKSVGAVVVGLDPFINYYKLQYGTLCIRENPGCLFIATNRDAVAHMTDLQEWPGAGCMVAAICSSTQKEPIVVGKPSTFMMEFLLKKFQIDCPRMCMVGDRLDSDILFGQNAGCKTLLVLSGVTTLSALQDPANDIQPDYYTNKVSDFLDLLGA; encoded by the exons aTGGAAGTCGAGAGCTCGACCACCGGCGCGGCGGCGCCGCCGCTCTCCTCCGGCAACTTCCGAGAACTCTTCGACTCCGTGGACGCCTTCCTCTTCGACTGCGAGG GTGTCATCTGGAAGGGAGACAAGCTCATCGACGGCGTTTCTCAGACTCTCGACTTGCTCCGATCCAAA GGGAAGAAGCTGGTGTTCGTGACGAACAACTCGAGGAAGTCGAGGAGGGAGAACGCCAAGAAATTCGGTTCTCTCGGGATTTCCGTGAGCGAG GATGAGATCTTCTCGTCGTCGTTCGCGGCCGCCATGTATCTGAAGGTCAATGATTTTCCTCAGGACAAGAAG GTTTATGTGATTGGTGGCGAAGGCATTATAGAGGAACTCCAGCTTGCTGGATATACTGGCCTTGGAGGTCCG GAAGATGGCAAAAAGACAGCGGAGTGGAAATCAAATTGCCTTTTTGAACATGACAAGAGT GTTGGAGCAGTCGTGGTTGGGCTTGACCCCTTCATCAACTACTACAAGCTTCA GTATGGAACTCTCTGCATCCGTGAGAATCCAGGATGCCTTTTTATTGCGACAAATCGAGATGCAGTAGCACACATGACTGATTTACAAGAATGGCCTG GTGCTGGCTGTATGGTTGCAGCCATCTGCAGTTCAACTCAGAAGGAGCCTATAGTGGTTGGGAAGCCATCAACCTTCATGATGGAGTTTTTActaaagaa GTTCCAAATTGATTGTCCCAGGATGTGCATGGTGGGTGATCGATTGGACTCCGATATCTTATTTGGGCAGAATGCTGGCTGCAAGACTCTGCTTGTTCTTTCAG GTGTGACAACTCTATCTGCTCTTCAAGACCCGGCAAATGATATTCAGCCGGATTATTACACAAACAAGGTGTCCGACTTTCTCGATCTATTAGGAGCGTGA